ACGGACGAAGTGGACGAGCTGGACTCTGAATCCGACGCCACGTCCGACGAGACGTAGCGCGACGGGGCGACAGGTTAGGAGTGGCGGTGAGCGCACCGAACGAGCCGGGCCAACCCGGACCGAGTGAGGGCCCGGGTAACGGGACCGGCTCGGCCGAGCGGACCGGTCCCCGACCGGGTGCCAATGGTGGGTCCGCCGAGGCCCCGCCGTGGCAGCGCGGTGCTGCGCGAGCGCGGCAGGGCGGCGCGCCCCAGCGGCCGGCCGGTGAGGCGCAACCTCGCCAGGCGCCGCCGGGAGGTCCGGGCCTCGAGCAACGGGTGAACCGCTTCATCAGCGGCACCGCCGCGCCCGATCTTTCGGGATCGGGCGGTCCGCAACAGCCGCAGCAGCCTGAGCCGCGGCCGCAGGCCGAGCCGCGGGCCGAACTTCGTCCCGAAGCCAGGCCTGAACCACGCCCGGAGCAGCGCCCCGAGGGCAGCCGCCCCGAAGCCGCCCGCCCCGAGGGCTATGTCAGCGAGCTACCGGACCTGTCCGGCGTCGCCCCGCCGAAGCCGGTAGCGCAGCAACGCAAACCGGCACCGGAGCAGCCGGCTCGACCGGCCGGTGCCGCCACCCGCGTTCAGGTCGGTGCCAACCGTGCCCGCGGGCCGGTGCGGGCCAGCATGCAGATTCGGCGCATCGATCCGTGGAGCGCGTTGAAGGTGTCGCTGCTGCTGTCGGTGGCGTTGTTCTTCGTGTGGATGGTCGCGGTGGCATTCCTGTATCTGGTGCTCGGCGGCATGGGCGTGTGGAGCAAGCTGAACAGCAACGTCGGCGACCTGTTGACGGCCACCAGCGGTGGTGGCGGCGAGCTGGTGTCCAGCGGCACGATCTTCGGCGGTGCAGCGCTCATCGGTCTGGTGAACATCGTGCTGCTGACGGCGATGGCCACCGTCGGAGCGTTCATCTACAACCTCAGCACCGACATCGTCGGCGGTATCGAGGTCACGCTGGCCGACCGGGACTAGCGTCGGCGCACCGGTTTGGGTGCAGCACCCCCGGTGCGGTAATCTCGGCGCTCGGTCGTATGCAAATACGGGCCTATAGCTCAGGCGGTTAGAGCGCTTCGCTGATAACGAAGAGGTCGGAGGTTCGAGTCCTCCTAGGCCCACGATGTCTCGGTCATCGGGAAGGGCGCCCGTGCGGATTGCATTGCTGTTGGCAGTGTTGGTCGCGGGCGCCGTCGTTGTTCGGGCCCGCCGCGGCGAGGTCTGGCACACCCTCGACGATTGAGACGTACGGGGCCTTAGCTCAGTTGGTAGAGCGCTGCCTTTGCAAGGCAGATGTCAGGAGTTCGAATCTCCTAGGCTCCACAGAGATCCAGAATGGCCGCGTAATTCAGCGGCTGGCGGGTACCGCCAGGCGACGCGGCAACGTCTTCTTGCATCGACGACAGGTGAATGTGTCCTTGTCGATGAACAGCGTCTGCTCGTGGCTGCAGATCGCGCACCTGACTTTTTGATGTGAAAGGCTCCCCCAACCCATGCCAAATATGATGCACCCTGGGGCGGATCTGGCAAAGCAGATTCGTTGACAGCCAGTTCCAAGTATTTGACTAGTCAGCAAACCAAAATCTGACGTCGCCGCAAGTGGAGCGGCTGCGGCCGCAAATATCGTTGTGTGGCAATCGAACTCAAGACGTGACCGCAGTCGGCCGGCCAGCAATGGCTCGGCTGGCGGGTTAGATCTTCGGCGACACGTCGACACTGGGCGGCCGCGGCGACGGCTCGGGCGCCGAGGACCGTCGTGTGATCACGAACGCGACTGCCCCACCCACTGCAGCCAACCCCAGGAAGCCGAACACGAACAGCCGCCGACGCCGCCGATGCCGCGACGTCCGGACCTCCTGGAGGACCTGGGGAAAGTCCGCGACCACCTGTCTGACCGCCTCGAGCTCGGTCCCGACTTCCTGCTGCACAGCACGGGCCTCGCGGGCGCGGCGCCGCAGCGCGACCGCGGCCGATTCCGCCGAATTCGCGGTGATGCCGACCACGCCGCGGGTGATGTCCACCGGGCCGACGGCGGTGTAGTGCAGTCCGCGGTTCAGCCGCTCCCGCGACGTGAGTTTGGGTTCACTCGTGCGGCCCATTTCATCCTCCCGACCGGTGACGCGTTGATGCCGTCAACACTGCCACAGCGCTACGGGGGTGGCCGCGGGATCGGGCACTCGCTCCTAGTGGCACACTGAGTTCCCGTGACGAGCGACATCGCAACCGCAACAGCGACCCTGCACACGAACCGCGGCGACATCAAGATCGCCCTGTTCGGTAACCACGCCCCCAAGACCGTCGCCAACTTTGTTGGTCTGGCTCAGGGCACCAAGGAGTACTCGACGGAGAACGCGTCGGGCAGCACCTCGGGCCCCTTCTACGACGGCGCCGTCTTTCACCGCGTCATCGACGGATTCATGATCCAGGGCGGTGACCCGACGGGTACCGGCCGCGGCGGCCCGGGCTACAAGTTCGCCGACGAGTTCCACCCGGAGCTGCAGTTCGACAAGCCCTACCTGCTGGCGATGGCCAACGCAGGACCGGGCACCAACGGCTCGCAGTTCTTCATCACCGTCGGCAAGACACCGCACCTGAACCGTCGGCACACCATCTTCGGTGAGATCGTCGACCCCGAGTCGCAGAAGGTCGTCGACGCGATCGCCACCACGGCGACCGATCGCAACGACCGGCCCACCGACGATGTGGTGATCGAGTCGGTCACCATTTCCTGAACCGCGCATTGAGGCAGTACTGAGGGCGAGGATTCCGCGGAATCCTCGCCCTCAGTGCTATCTCAACGGGTTACCGGCGGCCGGCGAATCCCGCATCAGTCAACGCGTCCAGAACATCGACCGGGTCGGTTCCCAGGTCCCACCGACTGAGCACGATCAGCCGGTCGGCGGTCGTGTCGATCTCCAGCAGTCGGGTCTTGCGGCCGACCCGGCGGAACTCGGTGATCCGGATCAGCGCGATGTCGGCCCGGTGCAATGTCTGAGCCTTGAACCACCCGCGGTACACCAGTGCGTCACCGGTGATAGCCAGCCGGGGTTGCGCTCGCCATGATCCGATCGCGAACGCGACCAGTCCGAGCGCAGCAATCCCGGTGAGAATCCGGCCGGGCACGTCTGTGATGACGGTCACACAGACGATTGCCATCAAAAGACCGCCGATCCCCAGAGCTGCGATGGCGGGAGTTTTCGGCGACCACTCAGTTTGCTGCACGGCTACCCCCGGCACGTCTACCGCGAGGTATGGAGTTATCCACAGGCGCTATCAACAATGGGGATGAATCACACGCGTGTGATTGGGTGACCAGGAGGTTGCCAGCCTTGGAACGGCGATCGCACAGCATGAAGCTGTCGGGGTATCGCAGCCGCTCAGCGCCACCGCATCGTCAGCAACAATCCGGAGATCATGAAGCCGAAGGCGATCGCGTAGTTCCAAGGGCCCAACTTGGCCATCCACTGCAGCGCGCTCGGGGTGTCGTATCCGGAAGCGGCCAGCTGGAACACCAGCAGCCAGGCCAGCCCGAACAGCATCAGGCTGATGAACAGCACCACGAACCACACGCTCGACGGTCCGGCCTTCACCTTGACCGGAGTGCGGCTCACCGTATTGACCGTGAAGTCGTTCTTCTTGCGAACCTTGGACTTGGGCATGGGTACCTTCGGGCCGGGATCTTCTGCGACGATGGTGCGCAGATCGCTTATGAGATTAACGCAGCGGCGCCGTGACCCGACAATTCCGGCGGCAGCGACGACGGGTGCCCAGCGCTCGCCGTGGCGGTTCGGCGTCCCGGTGGTGTGCCTGTTGGCGGGCGTTCTGCTGGC
This is a stretch of genomic DNA from Mycobacterium sp. ELW1. It encodes these proteins:
- a CDS encoding DUF3566 domain-containing protein gives rise to the protein MSAPNEPGQPGPSEGPGNGTGSAERTGPRPGANGGSAEAPPWQRGAARARQGGAPQRPAGEAQPRQAPPGGPGLEQRVNRFISGTAAPDLSGSGGPQQPQQPEPRPQAEPRAELRPEARPEPRPEQRPEGSRPEAARPEGYVSELPDLSGVAPPKPVAQQRKPAPEQPARPAGAATRVQVGANRARGPVRASMQIRRIDPWSALKVSLLLSVALFFVWMVAVAFLYLVLGGMGVWSKLNSNVGDLLTATSGGGGELVSSGTIFGGAALIGLVNIVLLTAMATVGAFIYNLSTDIVGGIEVTLADRD
- the cwsA gene encoding cell wall synthesis protein CwsA: MGRTSEPKLTSRERLNRGLHYTAVGPVDITRGVVGITANSAESAAVALRRRAREARAVQQEVGTELEAVRQVVADFPQVLQEVRTSRHRRRRRLFVFGFLGLAAVGGAVAFVITRRSSAPEPSPRPPSVDVSPKI
- a CDS encoding peptidylprolyl isomerase; amino-acid sequence: MTSDIATATATLHTNRGDIKIALFGNHAPKTVANFVGLAQGTKEYSTENASGSTSGPFYDGAVFHRVIDGFMIQGGDPTGTGRGGPGYKFADEFHPELQFDKPYLLAMANAGPGTNGSQFFITVGKTPHLNRRHTIFGEIVDPESQKVVDAIATTATDRNDRPTDDVVIESVTIS
- a CDS encoding PH domain-containing protein; the encoded protein is MQQTEWSPKTPAIAALGIGGLLMAIVCVTVITDVPGRILTGIAALGLVAFAIGSWRAQPRLAITGDALVYRGWFKAQTLHRADIALIRITEFRRVGRKTRLLEIDTTADRLIVLSRWDLGTDPVDVLDALTDAGFAGRR
- the crgA gene encoding cell division protein CrgA, with the translated sequence MPKSKVRKKNDFTVNTVSRTPVKVKAGPSSVWFVVLFISLMLFGLAWLLVFQLAASGYDTPSALQWMAKLGPWNYAIAFGFMISGLLLTMRWR